Proteins co-encoded in one Meiothermus sp. genomic window:
- a CDS encoding MarR family winged helix-turn-helix transcriptional regulator, whose protein sequence is MEKKLASALERLAQAQRVLLWQKAEPLGLSPIQALILLHLNLREPTTRRVGVLAQYFDLTPATISDAVRALVGKGLLTRHPGRDRRTHTLELTPAGLEHVEKLKDWDRPLQEALKTLETTHKEVLYDLLLTLLARLVEDSVITVVRMCLLCRYLQSQQGKYHCALLQKPLPVPELRVDCSEFSPST, encoded by the coding sequence TTGGAAAAAAAACTTGCATCGGCTCTCGAGCGTCTTGCTCAGGCCCAGCGGGTCTTGCTATGGCAAAAAGCCGAGCCCCTGGGCCTCAGTCCTATTCAAGCCCTGATTTTGCTTCACCTTAATCTCCGCGAACCCACCACACGCAGGGTAGGGGTGCTGGCTCAGTACTTCGACCTGACCCCCGCTACAATCAGTGATGCGGTTCGGGCTTTGGTAGGCAAAGGGCTGCTGACACGCCACCCTGGCCGCGACCGCCGAACCCATACCCTCGAGCTGACCCCTGCGGGCCTCGAGCATGTGGAGAAGCTCAAAGACTGGGATCGGCCCTTGCAGGAAGCGCTAAAAACACTAGAAACCACGCATAAAGAAGTGCTGTATGACCTGCTGCTAACTTTACTGGCCCGGCTGGTGGAGGACTCGGTTATCACCGTGGTACGCATGTGTCTGCTATGCCGGTATTTGCAAAGCCAGCAGGGTAAGTATCACTGTGCACTCCTGCAAAAACCTCTGCCCGTACCCGAGCTGCGGGTGGACTGCTCGGAATTCAGCCCAAGCACATAA
- the paaZ gene encoding phenylacetic acid degradation bifunctional protein PaaZ, protein MKLSSYAVGAWHQGADDGTLVTDAVYGEPVALVSSQGLDFGAMVRYAREVGGPNLRKYTFHERAAMLRALAQYLQARKEQFYTLSYKTGATQYDSWFDIDGGLGTFFSYSSLARRELPNERFLVEDDPLTISKQGTFLGRHILVPREGVAVHINAFNFPVWGMLEKLAPGLIAGVPAIVKPATQTAYLTEAVFRAMIESGILPEGAIQLICGGIGDLFEHLNEQDSVTFTGSASTGRKLKVHPSLVANAVPFNMEADSLNCAILGQSVEPGDLEFKLFVKEVAREMTVKAGQKCTAIRRVIVPKDKLEAVLEALKQALSQVTLGDPSRPEVGMGPLVGAAQRRDVQGVLEQLKAQGCEVAFQGSPELLGGDWEKGGFMAPTLLYSPNPWESGAHDLEPFGPVATLMPYGSLDEAIALARRGKGSLVGSIVSYNRQEARTLFFGCATHHGRMLILNRENAQESTGHGSPLPLLVHGGPGRAGAGEELGGVRGIKHYLQRCAVQADPTTLMALSNEYVRGAAVREDVVHPFRKYFEDLEIGESLLTHRRTVTEADIVNFANLTGDYFYAHVDEIGAKDSIFGKRVAHGYFLISAAAGLFVSPAPGPVLANYGLEHLRFIEPVGIGDTIQARLTVKSKSAKEPRPGERPTGVVTWAVEITNQEGKTVALYDILTLVERKPTLQNSTASA, encoded by the coding sequence ATGAAACTAAGCAGTTACGCGGTCGGAGCCTGGCACCAGGGCGCGGACGACGGCACCCTGGTTACCGATGCGGTGTATGGCGAACCGGTGGCTTTGGTAAGCAGCCAGGGCCTGGATTTTGGGGCGATGGTGCGCTACGCCCGCGAGGTGGGTGGCCCCAACCTGCGCAAGTACACCTTCCACGAGCGGGCCGCCATGCTGCGGGCCCTGGCCCAGTACCTGCAGGCCCGCAAGGAACAGTTCTACACGCTCTCCTACAAAACCGGGGCCACCCAGTACGATAGCTGGTTCGACATTGATGGGGGCCTTGGCACCTTTTTTAGCTACTCCTCGCTGGCCCGGCGCGAGCTGCCCAACGAGCGCTTCCTGGTCGAGGACGACCCTCTGACGATCTCCAAGCAGGGCACCTTTCTGGGGCGGCACATCCTGGTGCCCAGGGAGGGCGTGGCGGTGCACATCAACGCCTTCAATTTCCCGGTCTGGGGGATGCTGGAAAAGCTGGCCCCGGGCCTTATTGCCGGGGTTCCGGCCATCGTCAAGCCGGCCACCCAGACGGCCTACCTGACCGAGGCGGTCTTCCGGGCCATGATCGAGTCGGGGATTCTGCCGGAGGGGGCCATCCAGCTCATCTGCGGCGGCATCGGCGACCTGTTCGAGCACCTGAACGAGCAGGATAGCGTCACCTTTACCGGGTCGGCCTCCACCGGGCGCAAGCTGAAGGTACACCCCAGCCTGGTAGCCAACGCCGTACCCTTCAACATGGAGGCCGACAGCCTGAACTGCGCCATCCTGGGCCAGAGCGTGGAGCCGGGCGACCTCGAGTTCAAACTTTTCGTGAAGGAAGTGGCGCGGGAGATGACCGTCAAGGCCGGGCAGAAGTGCACCGCCATCCGCCGGGTGATCGTCCCCAAGGACAAACTGGAGGCCGTGCTGGAGGCCCTCAAGCAGGCGCTTTCCCAGGTGACCCTGGGTGACCCCAGCCGTCCCGAGGTGGGGATGGGCCCGCTGGTGGGGGCGGCGCAGCGCCGGGACGTGCAGGGTGTGCTCGAGCAGCTCAAGGCCCAGGGCTGCGAGGTGGCTTTCCAGGGTTCGCCCGAGCTTCTGGGCGGCGACTGGGAAAAAGGCGGCTTCATGGCCCCCACCCTGCTCTACAGCCCCAACCCCTGGGAGAGCGGGGCGCACGACCTCGAGCCCTTCGGCCCGGTAGCCACCCTGATGCCCTACGGGAGCCTGGACGAGGCCATCGCCCTGGCCCGGCGCGGCAAAGGCAGCCTGGTGGGGAGCATCGTGAGCTACAACCGGCAGGAGGCCCGCACCCTCTTCTTCGGCTGTGCCACCCACCACGGGCGCATGCTCATCCTCAACCGCGAAAACGCCCAGGAGTCCACCGGCCACGGCTCTCCCCTGCCGCTGCTGGTGCACGGTGGGCCGGGCCGGGCTGGGGCCGGCGAGGAGCTGGGCGGGGTGCGCGGCATCAAGCACTACCTCCAGCGCTGCGCGGTGCAGGCCGACCCCACCACCCTGATGGCCCTGAGCAACGAGTACGTGCGCGGGGCCGCGGTGCGCGAGGATGTGGTGCACCCCTTCCGCAAGTACTTTGAAGACCTGGAGATTGGCGAAAGCCTCCTGACCCACCGCCGCACCGTGACCGAGGCCGATATCGTGAACTTCGCCAACCTCACCGGCGACTACTTCTATGCCCACGTGGACGAGATTGGGGCCAAAGACTCCATCTTCGGGAAGCGGGTGGCCCACGGCTACTTCCTGATCTCTGCGGCGGCGGGCTTGTTTGTGAGCCCGGCGCCGGGGCCGGTGCTGGCTAACTACGGCCTCGAGCACCTGCGGTTTATCGAGCCGGTGGGCATCGGCGATACCATCCAGGCCCGCCTCACGGTCAAGTCGAAAAGCGCCAAAGAACCCAGGCCCGGCGAGCGGCCCACCGGGGTGGTGACCTGGGCGGTGGAGATTACCAACCAGGAGGGCAAGACCGTGGCCCTCTACGACATCCTGACCCTGGTGGAGCGCAAGCCCACGCTTCAGAATTCCACAGCCTCGGCCTGA
- the trpA gene encoding tryptophan synthase subunit alpha gives MTTREAFARARAEGRAALIPYVMAGYPSRGRDLEIVEQVLPYADLLEVGLPYSDPLGDGPVIQRASEQALRQGLRVDEVAGFVREIRALTDKPLFLMTYINPVLAVGPAAFFQMFKEAGASGLILPDLPPDEDPELVSLAQRAGLETTFLLAPTSTDARIQAVTPHCTGFVYTVSVAGVTGARDRLPEGLPELVQRIKRFTDAPVAIGFGISNRATAQQAAQAADGAVIASALIRALEEGRGLAEVLSEVRAGLQGAVGQFMG, from the coding sequence ATGACCACCCGCGAAGCCTTCGCCAGGGCCCGAGCCGAGGGGCGGGCGGCCCTGATTCCTTACGTGATGGCCGGCTACCCCAGCCGTGGGCGCGACCTGGAAATCGTGGAGCAGGTGCTGCCCTATGCCGACCTGCTCGAGGTGGGCCTGCCCTACTCCGACCCCCTGGGCGACGGGCCGGTGATCCAGCGGGCCTCCGAGCAAGCCCTGCGGCAGGGCCTGCGGGTGGACGAGGTGGCCGGGTTCGTGCGGGAAATCCGGGCCCTGACCGACAAGCCCCTCTTTCTGATGACCTACATCAACCCGGTTCTGGCGGTGGGCCCGGCGGCCTTCTTCCAGATGTTCAAGGAGGCCGGGGCCAGCGGCCTGATTCTGCCTGACCTGCCCCCCGACGAAGACCCAGAGCTGGTGTCGCTGGCCCAGCGGGCGGGCCTCGAGACCACCTTCCTGCTGGCCCCCACCTCCACCGACGCCCGCATCCAGGCCGTAACCCCCCACTGCACCGGCTTCGTCTACACCGTCTCGGTGGCCGGGGTGACCGGCGCGCGGGATCGGCTGCCGGAGGGCCTGCCCGAGCTGGTGCAGCGTATCAAGCGCTTTACCGACGCACCGGTGGCGATTGGCTTCGGCATCTCCAACCGGGCCACCGCCCAGCAAGCGGCCCAGGCCGCCGATGGGGCGGTGATCGCCAGCGCCCTGATCCGGGCGCTGGAGGAGGGGCGGGGGCTGGCGGAGGTCTTGAGCGAGGTGCGGGCGGGCCTGCAGGGTGCGGTCGGCCAGTTCATGGGCTAG
- the trpB gene encoding tryptophan synthase subunit beta yields MQLPSYPLPNPRGRYGDFGGRYVPETLIPALEELTEAYLHYKQDPEFLAEYDYYLREYVGRPSPLYFAENLTRHLGGAKIYLKREDLNHTGAHKINNTLGQALLCKRMGKKRVIAETGAGQHGVSVATVAALMGLECVVYQGAEDVRRQALNVFRMRLLGAEVRPVESGTRTLKDATNEAIRDWVTNVRDSFYIIGSVVGPHPYPAMARDFQSVVGEEIKAQLLEKEGRENPDVILACVGGGSNAIGVFAPFAYQENRPRLIGVEAAGHGKASGLHSLSIGAGRKGVLHGAKMYLLYDDDGQILPAHSVSAGLDYPGVGPEHSYYAEQGLAEYVGISDEEALEGFQLLCRLEGIIPALESAHAIAYAAKLAPEMEPEQVMVINLSGRGDKDVVEVMRLMEAGGGAA; encoded by the coding sequence ATGCAGCTACCCAGTTATCCTTTACCCAACCCCAGGGGCCGCTACGGCGACTTCGGCGGGCGCTATGTGCCCGAGACCCTGATTCCGGCCCTGGAGGAGCTCACCGAGGCCTATCTGCACTACAAGCAAGACCCCGAGTTCCTGGCCGAGTACGACTACTACCTGCGCGAGTACGTGGGCCGGCCCAGCCCCCTCTACTTCGCCGAGAACCTGACCCGGCACCTGGGCGGGGCCAAGATCTACCTCAAGCGCGAAGACCTGAACCACACCGGGGCCCACAAGATCAACAACACCCTGGGCCAGGCCCTGCTGTGCAAGCGCATGGGCAAGAAGCGGGTAATCGCCGAGACCGGCGCCGGCCAGCACGGTGTCTCGGTGGCTACGGTGGCGGCCCTGATGGGCCTGGAGTGCGTGGTGTACCAGGGGGCCGAGGACGTGCGGCGGCAGGCCCTGAACGTCTTTCGCATGAGGCTCCTGGGGGCCGAGGTACGCCCCGTGGAGAGCGGCACCCGCACCCTCAAGGACGCCACCAACGAGGCCATCCGCGACTGGGTGACCAACGTGCGCGACAGCTTTTACATCATCGGCTCGGTGGTGGGGCCGCACCCCTACCCGGCCATGGCCCGCGACTTCCAGAGCGTGGTGGGCGAGGAAATTAAGGCCCAGCTCCTCGAGAAGGAGGGCCGCGAGAACCCGGATGTAATCCTGGCCTGCGTGGGCGGGGGCTCCAACGCCATTGGGGTGTTTGCACCCTTTGCCTACCAGGAGAACCGGCCCCGGCTGATTGGGGTGGAGGCCGCCGGCCACGGCAAAGCCTCGGGCCTGCACAGCCTGAGCATTGGGGCGGGCCGGAAGGGGGTGCTGCACGGGGCCAAGATGTACCTGCTCTACGACGACGACGGGCAGATTCTACCGGCCCACTCGGTCTCGGCGGGCCTCGATTACCCCGGTGTGGGCCCCGAGCACAGCTACTACGCCGAGCAGGGCCTGGCCGAGTACGTGGGTATCAGCGACGAGGAGGCCCTCGAGGGCTTCCAGCTTCTGTGCCGACTGGAAGGCATTATCCCGGCCCTGGAGTCGGCCCACGCCATCGCCTACGCGGCCAAGCTGGCCCCGGAGATGGAACCCGAGCAGGTCATGGTCATCAACCTCTCGGGCCGGGGCGACAAGGACGTGGTGGAGGTGATGCGGCTGATGGAGGCCGGGGGAGGTGCGGCATGA
- a CDS encoding MBL fold metallo-hydrolase produces the protein MRPILYHKLGNLELWILNDGELWLDGGSMFGIVPRSLWSRLVTPDEQNRIRLGLNPLLVRVGGHLVLIETGIDRKPDEKFRRLYGLSETNPLLDQLALLGVGPQDISLVVHTHLHFDHAGLNTRLVEGRLLPTFPRARHIVQKQELEDALHPHERSQASYRIENVEPLAEQGRFEAVEGEAELLPGLRVLPAPGHTLGMQVVELASEGQRLAYTGDLVALRVQTPLLYIPAFDLYPMTTLETRKKLYARWLEGDYLLCFTHEPGPPMGRLVRGEKGYQAEAVEF, from the coding sequence ATGCGCCCCATCCTGTACCACAAGCTCGGTAACCTCGAGCTCTGGATTCTGAACGACGGCGAGCTGTGGCTAGATGGCGGCTCGATGTTTGGCATCGTGCCCAGGAGCCTCTGGTCGAGGCTGGTGACCCCGGACGAACAGAACCGCATCCGCCTGGGCCTGAACCCTTTGCTGGTGCGCGTGGGCGGGCATCTGGTGCTCATCGAGACCGGCATTGACCGCAAACCCGACGAGAAGTTCCGCCGCCTCTACGGCCTGAGCGAGACCAACCCCCTGCTGGATCAGCTGGCGCTGCTGGGGGTAGGGCCGCAGGACATCTCGCTGGTGGTGCACACCCACCTGCACTTCGACCACGCCGGGCTCAACACCCGGCTGGTGGAGGGGCGGCTCCTGCCCACCTTCCCCAGGGCCCGCCACATTGTGCAGAAGCAGGAGCTGGAGGACGCTTTGCACCCGCACGAGCGCAGCCAGGCCAGCTACCGCATAGAAAACGTGGAGCCGCTGGCCGAGCAGGGGCGTTTTGAGGCGGTGGAAGGGGAGGCCGAGCTGCTGCCCGGCCTGCGGGTGCTGCCGGCGCCCGGCCACACCCTGGGGATGCAGGTGGTGGAGCTGGCCTCGGAAGGGCAGCGGCTGGCCTACACCGGTGACCTGGTGGCCCTGCGGGTGCAGACGCCGCTCCTCTACATCCCGGCCTTCGACCTCTACCCCATGACCACCCTCGAGACCCGCAAAAAGCTCTACGCACGCTGGCTCGAGGGTGACTACCTGCTCTGCTTCACCCACGAGCCGGGGCCGCCTATGGGCCGGCTGGTACGGGGCGAGAAGGGCTATCAGGCCGAGGCTGTGGAATTCTGA
- a CDS encoding aminopeptidase translates to MEPYEHYLDSLAKVAVHVGLGLQEGQELLITAPIEAVPLVRKITEYAYKAGSPLVSVLYDDEAAHLLRFQHAPEASFDKAPQWLYNGMAEAFQAGAARLHIAGSDPNLLGGQPPEKVARANRARSLAYRRVLELITTHHINWSIVAYPQPAWARAVFPGLPEQEAVRKLWEAIFKASRLDTPDPVATWKAHNQRLAERVAYLNQKRYHALHFKGPGTDLLVGLADDHLWAGGAVQAKNGVVCNPNIPTEEVFTAPHKDRIEGVVRSTKPLSYLGSLLEDIEVRFEKGRVVEATAKSGADVLNRVLQTDEGAKSLGEVALVPHSSPIAQSGLLFYNTLFDENAASHIALGQAYSECIQGGSQLSPEELEAKGANRSLIHIDWMIGSGEVDVDGITASGQAEPLMRKGEWV, encoded by the coding sequence ATGGAACCTTACGAACACTATCTCGACTCACTCGCCAAAGTGGCCGTGCACGTGGGGCTGGGCCTCCAGGAAGGTCAGGAGCTACTGATTACCGCCCCCATCGAGGCCGTACCGCTGGTGCGGAAAATCACCGAGTACGCCTACAAGGCCGGGAGCCCCCTGGTCAGCGTGCTCTACGACGACGAGGCCGCCCACCTGCTGCGCTTCCAGCACGCCCCCGAGGCCTCCTTCGACAAAGCGCCCCAGTGGCTCTACAACGGCATGGCCGAGGCCTTTCAGGCTGGAGCAGCCCGCCTGCACATCGCCGGCAGCGACCCCAACCTGCTGGGGGGCCAGCCTCCCGAGAAGGTGGCCCGGGCCAACCGGGCCCGCTCCCTGGCCTACCGGCGGGTGCTCGAGCTCATCACCACCCACCACATCAACTGGAGCATTGTGGCCTACCCACAGCCGGCCTGGGCCCGCGCGGTGTTTCCCGGGCTACCCGAGCAAGAGGCCGTTCGAAAGTTATGGGAGGCCATTTTCAAGGCCTCGAGGCTCGATACCCCCGACCCCGTCGCCACCTGGAAAGCCCACAACCAGCGCCTGGCCGAGCGCGTGGCCTACCTGAACCAGAAGCGCTACCACGCCCTGCACTTCAAAGGCCCCGGCACCGACCTGCTGGTAGGCCTGGCCGACGATCACCTCTGGGCCGGTGGGGCCGTTCAGGCCAAAAACGGCGTGGTCTGCAATCCCAACATCCCCACCGAGGAAGTGTTCACCGCGCCCCACAAAGACCGCATCGAGGGCGTGGTGCGCAGCACCAAGCCGCTTTCGTATCTGGGGAGCCTGCTCGAGGACATCGAGGTGCGCTTTGAAAAGGGCCGCGTGGTGGAGGCCACCGCCAAAAGCGGGGCCGACGTGCTGAACCGGGTGCTGCAAACCGACGAAGGGGCCAAAAGCCTGGGCGAGGTGGCCCTGGTGCCGCACTCCTCCCCCATCGCGCAAAGCGGCCTGCTGTTTTACAACACCCTCTTCGACGAGAACGCGGCCAGCCACATCGCCCTGGGCCAGGCCTACAGCGAGTGCATCCAGGGCGGCAGCCAGCTCAGCCCGGAAGAGCTCGAGGCCAAAGGGGCCAACCGCAGCCTCATTCACATCGACTGGATGATCGGCTCGGGCGAGGTCGATGTGGACGGCATCACCGCCTCGGGGCAGGCCGAGCCGCTGATGCGCAAGGGCGAGTGGGTTTAG
- the recX gene encoding recombination regulator RecX, whose amino-acid sequence MKQENPDELFVYALRLLGARAYSETALRQKLSRRAPLEVVEATLGRLKQQGYLDDHSYAEGYVRLYSGKWGAAKLRRALWAKGVSREIVEEVLATQMAQQDPVAEALALLERYPSRHRGEKPRAIRFLANRGYALAHALAAWARYLEQASP is encoded by the coding sequence ATGAAGCAAGAAAACCCCGATGAGCTGTTTGTGTATGCGCTACGGCTGCTGGGGGCCAGGGCTTACTCAGAGACGGCCCTGCGCCAAAAGCTATCCCGTAGAGCCCCGCTCGAAGTGGTGGAGGCAACCCTTGGCCGCCTCAAGCAACAGGGCTACCTCGACGACCATAGCTACGCCGAAGGTTATGTTCGTTTGTATTCAGGCAAGTGGGGCGCGGCCAAGCTGCGCCGGGCCCTCTGGGCTAAGGGTGTCTCGAGGGAGATTGTAGAAGAGGTGCTGGCTACACAGATGGCCCAGCAAGACCCAGTAGCAGAAGCCCTTGCCTTGCTGGAACGCTACCCAAGCCGCCACAGGGGTGAAAAGCCCCGTGCCATTCGTTTTTTGGCTAATCGGGGTTATGCCCTAGCCCACGCTTTGGCAGCCTGGGCGCGCTACCTCGAGCAAGCCAGCCCCTAA
- a CDS encoding cytochrome P460 family protein, giving the protein MKTPKLGLLLLMGCFGLTAGILGQSVGGVAYPEGYRAWTHVKSMIVEKGHPLFELVGGLHHIYANSRAMQGCQANPRVFPEGAVIVFDLLEPVVGNNAVVEGKRKAVIVMERDSRRFAATGNWGYAVFEGDGRRAVEINVNSCYECHKGAANTDFVFSSFRP; this is encoded by the coding sequence ATGAAAACGCCCAAGCTCGGCCTGCTTTTGCTGATGGGATGCTTTGGCCTGACGGCTGGCATACTTGGACAATCCGTTGGTGGCGTGGCCTATCCTGAAGGCTACCGTGCCTGGACGCACGTCAAAAGCATGATTGTGGAAAAGGGCCATCCTCTGTTTGAGCTGGTGGGCGGCCTGCACCACATCTACGCCAACAGCAGGGCCATGCAAGGTTGTCAGGCCAACCCTCGGGTCTTCCCCGAAGGGGCGGTAATCGTGTTTGATTTGCTTGAACCTGTGGTGGGTAACAACGCGGTGGTCGAGGGGAAACGCAAGGCTGTGATTGTGATGGAAAGAGACTCCCGCCGTTTTGCTGCAACTGGCAACTGGGGGTACGCAGTGTTTGAAGGTGATGGTCGCAGGGCTGTTGAAATAAACGTGAATAGCTGTTACGAATGCCACAAGGGCGCGGCAAACACCGACTTTGTTTTCAGCAGTTTCCGTCCCTAA
- a CDS encoding site-specific DNA-methyltransferase, with protein MRRIVQAECLDYIRTLPDASFPLIYLDPPFNTRKTQQRRRIRAVADEQGSRRGFGGKRYRTEALEAPVYPDRYDDFVEFLRPRLEQAYRLLSSSGSLFVHLDYREVHYVKVLLDQIFGRKSFINEIIWAYDYGGRSKKRWPAKHDTLLWYAKHPQKYTFNYEAIDRIPYLAPKMAGPEKASRGKTPTDVWWMTIVPTSSKEKTGYPTQKPLRLLERIVRVHSNPGEVVLDFFAGSGTTGEAAARHGRGFLLVDQSPDAVAVMRRRLAAFEPEIIIPNAPHPVPQAR; from the coding sequence ATGCGGCGCATTGTGCAGGCGGAGTGTCTGGATTACATCCGCACCTTACCCGATGCTTCCTTTCCGCTCATCTACCTCGACCCGCCCTTCAACACCCGTAAAACCCAGCAGCGGCGCCGTATACGCGCAGTGGCCGACGAACAGGGCTCGCGCCGTGGCTTTGGGGGTAAGCGCTACCGCACCGAGGCCCTCGAGGCCCCCGTCTACCCCGACCGCTACGACGACTTTGTAGAGTTTCTGCGCCCCCGGCTCGAGCAAGCTTACCGCCTGCTTAGCTCGAGCGGCTCGCTCTTCGTGCACCTGGACTACCGCGAGGTGCACTACGTGAAGGTGCTCCTGGATCAGATCTTTGGCCGCAAGAGCTTCATCAACGAGATCATCTGGGCCTACGACTACGGCGGTCGCTCCAAAAAGCGCTGGCCGGCCAAGCACGACACCCTCCTCTGGTACGCCAAGCACCCGCAAAAGTACACCTTCAACTACGAGGCCATTGACCGCATTCCCTACCTGGCCCCCAAGATGGCCGGGCCGGAGAAGGCCTCGAGGGGCAAAACCCCCACCGATGTCTGGTGGATGACCATCGTGCCCACCTCCTCCAAGGAGAAAACCGGCTACCCCACCCAAAAACCCCTGCGGCTCCTGGAGCGCATCGTGCGGGTGCACTCCAACCCCGGCGAGGTGGTGCTGGACTTTTTCGCCGGCTCCGGCACCACTGGCGAGGCGGCGGCCCGCCATGGGCGGGGGTTTTTGCTGGTAGATCAGAGCCCGGACGCAGTCGCGGTTATGCGGCGTAGACTGGCGGCCTTCGAACCTGAGATAATCATCCCCAATGCGCCCCATCCTGTACCACAAGCTCGGTAA
- a CDS encoding nucleoside 2-deoxyribosyltransferase translates to MSERLQRLINGKGPVYVATYLFEHTGRYFGARLERACRTGLLEGLKQLGFSPKEPITFLPYRDSNGAIELSLGESFTKEIFRKDIERLENAFALIAPLYHTQFDAGICFEIGFAAGRGLPTIVLLTNNYQYRYFERLYRLPPLLELMANQVLEEGEFPFTELASQPAVYLDLIETALQRIEKSLGNTIGKRILHPSEKPWLSTTPATSPNRRVFLEFGGGEFEFQQILAAEVRKLLEKDGWQVLLAKRYELLPEVDLLEGAKKDLQDAISSDVVVVLGDGSDVNPESAALQGYLYALGRKIVLYYSGKGYMHGSDEYNMPRNLMLQHSASRIVATSADIASVIGEVICNGHNSST, encoded by the coding sequence ATGTCAGAAAGGCTACAGAGGCTCATCAACGGCAAGGGGCCAGTATATGTAGCCACCTATTTATTCGAGCACACCGGCCGCTACTTTGGTGCGCGCCTCGAGCGCGCCTGCCGGACAGGGCTGCTGGAAGGCCTGAAGCAACTGGGTTTTAGCCCAAAAGAGCCAATAACTTTTCTACCTTACCGGGACTCGAACGGTGCAATAGAGCTCTCGCTTGGAGAATCGTTCACGAAGGAAATTTTTCGCAAAGATATCGAGCGGCTGGAAAATGCCTTTGCTCTGATTGCACCGCTTTATCACACGCAGTTCGATGCGGGCATTTGCTTTGAAATTGGGTTCGCTGCAGGCCGAGGCCTGCCTACCATCGTATTGCTGACCAACAACTACCAGTATCGCTATTTCGAAAGACTCTATCGGCTACCTCCTCTGCTGGAACTCATGGCCAATCAAGTACTGGAGGAGGGCGAGTTCCCCTTCACAGAGCTGGCGAGCCAACCTGCGGTGTATCTTGACCTAATCGAAACGGCCTTGCAGCGCATAGAAAAAAGCCTTGGGAATACCATTGGTAAGCGCATACTGCACCCATCGGAAAAACCCTGGCTTTCCACTACGCCAGCCACTAGCCCGAACCGTCGCGTATTCCTCGAGTTTGGTGGGGGCGAGTTTGAGTTTCAGCAGATCTTGGCTGCAGAAGTACGCAAACTTCTGGAAAAAGACGGCTGGCAGGTACTCCTTGCGAAGCGTTACGAGTTGCTTCCCGAAGTAGACCTGCTCGAGGGTGCAAAGAAAGACTTGCAAGACGCCATTTCGTCGGATGTTGTGGTAGTACTGGGCGACGGATCCGATGTTAACCCAGAGAGCGCAGCTTTGCAGGGCTACCTGTATGCTCTAGGGCGCAAAATTGTGCTTTATTACTCTGGCAAAGGCTATATGCATGGTAGCGATGAATATAATATGCCACGCAATTTAATGCTTCAGCACTCAGCTTCTCGAATCGTAGCTACCAGTGCAGATATCGCCTCCGTCATTGGCGAGGTTATCTGCAATGGTCATAACTCATCCACATAA
- a CDS encoding DMT family transporter, translated as MQVFPIFIAIGTGILIAVLGPINSLLQAKAGILGLSSLVHVIGLGVSLLGLALFQQTPLFGAYLSTSQRLALAFFAVCLLLAYAGLVGIGIRQGLPWYSFLGGIIGILVVLGTVFSVRELGIANAIALLLASQVLAAALLQQFGLLGLEASPLSEAKLIGLGVLLLGAVIAIRS; from the coding sequence ATGCAAGTTTTCCCCATTTTTATTGCCATTGGAACAGGGATCTTGATAGCGGTTCTGGGACCAATTAATAGCTTACTGCAGGCCAAAGCCGGTATTTTGGGACTTTCCAGCCTGGTACACGTCATAGGTCTTGGCGTGTCTTTGCTAGGCTTGGCATTGTTTCAGCAAACCCCATTGTTTGGGGCATACTTAAGCACCTCGCAGCGCCTAGCCCTAGCTTTTTTTGCTGTTTGCCTTCTCCTAGCTTACGCCGGTTTAGTTGGGATAGGTATCCGGCAAGGCTTACCATGGTACAGTTTTTTGGGTGGAATCATTGGAATTCTTGTGGTGCTCGGAACGGTGTTTTCAGTAAGGGAGTTGGGTATTGCCAACGCCATTGCGCTGCTACTTGCAAGCCAGGTTCTGGCTGCTGCCTTGTTACAACAATTTGGGCTACTAGGCCTGGAAGCCAGTCCCCTTTCAGAAGCTAAGCTAATTGGCTTAGGCGTACTACTTTTGGGCGCTGTAATTGCTATCAGAAGCTGA